From the Thermovirga lienii DSM 17291 genome, one window contains:
- a CDS encoding molybdenum cofactor synthesis domain protein (PFAM: Probable molybdopterin binding domain; MoeA N-terminal region (domain I and II)~TIGRFAM: molybdenum cofactor synthesis domain~COGs: COG0303 Molybdopterin biosynthesis enzyme~InterPro IPR020817: IPR005110: IPR001453~KEGG: aco:Amico_0827 molybdenum cofactor synthesis domain protein~PFAM: MoeA domain protein domain I and II; molybdopterin binding domain~SPTR: Molybdopterin biosynthesis enzyme, MoeA;~TIGRFAM: molybdenum cofactor synthesis domain protein) — MVAKYKEHISLKEVASILKENLTPLSKRVRLSTTDTNSSLVGKVLMEDVYAERNIPHYPASAVDGYAICSSDTSYANPASPVEIPEGKFLWVNTGAFVPERFDAVVMVEDTSVEGDSLYVFNAVSKGANIRPIGEDVSKGRIIGRKGELLTPFHKALFAAAGVEEVEVRAPIKTCFIPTGNEIVDIRETNTKQLAPGKVPETNSLLLSELFQTWGFHLDVLPLIPDDPELLKGSIKQAVEEYDLVLVGAGTAKGKRDYSAEVLAEQGKMLFRWLRMKPGRPVMMAVVKDKPVIALPGFPVSTLVASWTVVFPTLQILKRGDISESYLSEAVKTAKQVKTELAEHYSTRQGISEWLRVQCGEVNGKTYSWVTSSGASSMMPLTEADGFSLVGEEVLELPKGSSIEVWVVKENDWINRAVYQGSNDPGIEHLVGYVRDRGGDLIIRSVGSLGGVTALARGECHMAACHLLDPKTGEYNTSYIKRFDINDEWDRILLYRRLQGLIVKKGNPKRIVDVADLTREDVVVVNRQPGSGTRVLLDYLLSQTEIDPKQIRGYDNIAVTHFDAASKVAYGNADVVVGIKAVADALDLDFIPLVEEPFEVIIPRAFLDHPGVKAFRDAITDKVWKETIIKLGGYKLEQ, encoded by the coding sequence TTGGTAGCAAAATACAAAGAACACATTAGTCTCAAAGAGGTTGCTTCTATATTGAAGGAAAACCTTACGCCGTTAAGCAAGAGGGTGAGACTTTCGACCACTGACACTAACTCGTCTTTGGTAGGAAAAGTCTTGATGGAGGATGTATATGCAGAGCGCAATATTCCTCATTATCCAGCCTCTGCTGTGGATGGTTACGCCATATGTTCAAGCGACACAAGCTATGCAAACCCAGCAAGTCCGGTCGAAATACCAGAAGGCAAGTTTTTATGGGTTAACACTGGAGCTTTTGTTCCAGAGCGCTTTGATGCCGTGGTTATGGTTGAAGATACATCGGTGGAAGGTGACTCCTTGTACGTTTTCAATGCTGTATCTAAAGGGGCCAATATACGTCCGATAGGTGAGGATGTTTCAAAGGGCAGGATTATAGGACGCAAGGGAGAATTATTGACTCCCTTTCATAAAGCCCTCTTTGCTGCGGCAGGGGTTGAAGAGGTGGAAGTAAGGGCACCTATCAAGACTTGCTTCATACCTACAGGTAACGAAATAGTCGATATAAGAGAAACTAATACAAAGCAACTTGCCCCTGGCAAGGTTCCGGAGACCAACTCATTGCTCTTGTCTGAGTTGTTTCAAACTTGGGGATTTCACCTTGATGTCCTGCCATTGATCCCGGATGATCCTGAGCTACTGAAAGGTTCCATAAAACAAGCCGTTGAGGAGTACGATCTGGTTCTTGTAGGAGCTGGCACTGCCAAGGGGAAAAGAGATTACAGTGCGGAAGTTCTCGCTGAACAGGGCAAGATGTTGTTCCGATGGTTGAGAATGAAGCCAGGAAGACCAGTTATGATGGCAGTTGTAAAAGACAAGCCGGTAATTGCACTGCCTGGTTTTCCTGTTTCCACGTTAGTAGCTTCATGGACGGTCGTTTTCCCAACGCTTCAGATTTTGAAGAGGGGCGACATCAGCGAAAGCTATTTGTCAGAGGCTGTAAAAACAGCTAAACAGGTTAAAACAGAGCTAGCGGAGCACTATTCTACTAGGCAGGGAATTTCAGAGTGGCTGAGAGTACAGTGCGGAGAAGTGAACGGGAAAACATACAGCTGGGTTACCTCATCGGGAGCGAGCTCGATGATGCCTTTGACGGAGGCAGACGGATTTTCCTTGGTGGGGGAAGAGGTTTTAGAGCTTCCTAAAGGCAGCAGTATAGAGGTTTGGGTGGTCAAAGAAAATGATTGGATTAATAGAGCTGTTTACCAGGGATCCAATGATCCAGGGATAGAACATTTAGTTGGTTACGTTAGAGATAGAGGTGGAGACTTGATAATTAGATCGGTGGGCAGCTTAGGGGGAGTTACTGCACTTGCCAGGGGAGAGTGCCATATGGCAGCTTGCCATTTGCTTGACCCCAAGACCGGGGAATATAACACTTCATACATTAAAAGGTTCGATATAAATGACGAATGGGACCGGATTTTGTTGTACAGAAGACTTCAGGGTCTCATCGTTAAAAAAGGTAATCCAAAACGTATAGTCGATGTAGCAGATTTGACCAGAGAGGACGTCGTCGTAGTTAATAGGCAGCCAGGCTCCGGGACGAGAGTGCTATTAGATTATTTGCTTAGTCAAACAGAGATCGACCCCAAACAGATAAGAGGTTATGACAATATAGCTGTTACTCATTTCGATGCTGCCTCAAAGGTAGCTTATGGAAATGCTGATGTCGTTGTGGGTATCAAAGCAGTTGCAGATGCACTGGATTTAGATTTTATACCGTTAGTAGAGGAACCTTTTGAGGTCATTATCCCTAGGGCCTTTCTAGATCATCCTGGAGTAAAAGCTTTTCGGGACGCAATAACAGATAAGGTTTGGAAAGAAACCATAATAAAGCTCGGAGGATATAAACTGGAACAATGA
- a CDS encoding GTP cyclohydrolase subunit MoaC (PFAM: MoaC family~TIGRFAM: molybdenum cofactor biosynthesis protein MoaC~COGs: COG0315 Molybdenum cofactor biosynthesis enzyme~InterPro IPR002820~KEGG: aco:Amico_0829 molybdenum cofactor biosynthesis protein C~PFAM: molybdopterin cofactor biosynthesis protein MoaC~SPTR: Molybdenum cofactor biosynthesis protein;~TIGRFAM: molybdenum cofactor biosynthesis protein C), with protein sequence MGKNGLTHLDSNDRPQMVDVSKKEETLREAVAEGRVVLPQRILEVIREGKTKKGNVLLIAETAGIMACKKTPELIPLCHSIRLDSASVTCDLDESNSCVVVRCKVVAKEVTGVEMEALTGVSVAALTIYDMCKGIDKGMRIEGIRLLKKSGGKSGIYCVEGTE encoded by the coding sequence ATGGGGAAAAATGGGTTAACTCATTTAGATTCAAACGATAGGCCACAAATGGTGGACGTGAGCAAGAAAGAAGAAACTCTTAGAGAAGCCGTAGCAGAAGGGAGAGTCGTGCTTCCTCAGCGGATTTTAGAAGTAATAAGAGAGGGCAAGACCAAAAAGGGTAACGTGTTATTGATAGCAGAAACAGCGGGGATAATGGCTTGTAAGAAGACCCCTGAACTAATCCCCTTATGCCACTCCATAAGATTGGATAGTGCTTCCGTAACTTGTGATCTTGACGAATCCAATTCTTGTGTAGTTGTTCGATGCAAGGTGGTAGCAAAAGAGGTAACAGGGGTAGAGATGGAAGCCCTGACAGGGGTTTCCGTCGCAGCTTTGACAATATACGATATGTGCAAAGGCATAGATAAAGGTATGCGAATAGAGGGTATACGCCTTTTGAAAAAAAGTGGTGGCAAGTCCGGTATATATTGTGTGGAGGGAACAGAATGA
- a CDS encoding protein of unknown function UPF0052 and CofD (PFAM: Uncharacterised protein family UPF0052~TIGRFAM: conserved hypothetical protein, cofD-related~COGs: COG0391 conserved hypothetical protein~InterPro IPR010119: IPR002882~KEGG: aco:Amico_0832 protein of unknown function UPF0052 and CofD~PFAM: protein of unknown function UPF0052 and CofD~SPTR: Putative uncharacterized protein) translates to MNWWTAFTLGLLAGGVLTFIFFLVFREEQQEEHKKSTSPMARSRERSIMSKAINLRLAQGPRIVAIGGGTGLSTLLSGLKAYTKNITAVVTVTDEGGSSGRLRYEWGMLPPGDIRNCLVALAENHDSIHKILNFRFDRGDLAGHSLGNLILLAVTEMTGDFRLAVEELNNLLAMRGQVLPVTTEAVSIVGQTEEGEILRGELEIAKKGSRLKSIWIEPRGAKAAKGVLEAIDNADLVVLGPGSLFTSVLPNILIDDVALKLRSEETAPKVYVANLMTQPGETEDLSILDHLKWVEKTLGILPEYIVVNEGEMPKNHLERYKKQGSKPLYMDRFQLNQIRRMGTKVIMGDFVHVSEEGTIRHHPQKLAETIIKVAREIREG, encoded by the coding sequence ATGAACTGGTGGACTGCGTTTACTCTTGGGCTTTTGGCTGGTGGAGTCTTAACGTTTATTTTTTTCCTCGTGTTCAGGGAAGAACAACAAGAAGAACATAAAAAATCTACTTCACCCATGGCGCGATCAAGGGAACGCTCCATAATGAGCAAAGCCATAAATTTGAGGCTTGCCCAAGGACCACGTATCGTAGCGATAGGAGGGGGAACAGGACTTTCTACGTTGTTAAGCGGTCTTAAGGCATACACCAAAAATATCACAGCCGTTGTTACTGTTACCGATGAAGGTGGTAGCTCAGGAAGACTAAGATACGAGTGGGGCATGCTACCGCCAGGAGATATAAGGAACTGCTTGGTAGCCCTCGCGGAGAACCATGACTCTATTCATAAAATTCTTAATTTTCGTTTTGATCGAGGAGATCTAGCGGGTCACAGCCTGGGAAATCTCATCTTGCTGGCTGTTACAGAGATGACCGGAGATTTTCGTCTGGCTGTAGAAGAACTTAATAATTTGTTGGCTATGAGGGGACAAGTTCTTCCTGTTACAACTGAAGCCGTATCTATAGTGGGACAAACGGAAGAAGGGGAAATTCTTCGGGGAGAGTTGGAGATAGCTAAAAAAGGATCCCGATTAAAGTCCATATGGATAGAACCTAGAGGGGCAAAGGCTGCAAAGGGAGTGTTAGAAGCAATAGACAACGCAGATTTGGTGGTGTTAGGTCCTGGGAGCTTATTTACAAGTGTGCTTCCCAATATCCTCATAGATGATGTGGCACTGAAATTGCGATCGGAGGAGACAGCACCTAAAGTGTATGTAGCGAATTTGATGACCCAGCCTGGCGAAACTGAAGACCTTAGCATATTAGATCATTTGAAATGGGTGGAGAAAACTTTAGGCATTTTACCTGAATATATAGTCGTTAATGAAGGAGAAATGCCCAAAAATCACCTAGAGAGGTACAAGAAGCAGGGCTCAAAGCCTCTTTACATGGACAGATTTCAACTAAACCAAATTAGGCGTATGGGGACTAAAGTCATCATGGGAGATTTTGTTCATGTGTCTGAAGAAGGAACGATAAGACATCATCCTCAGAAGTTGGCTGAGACTATCATAAAAGTAGCACGAGAGATACGAGAGGGGTAA
- a CDS encoding molybdenum cofactor synthesis domain protein (PFAM: Probable molybdopterin binding domain~TIGRFAM: molybdenum cofactor synthesis domain~COGs: COG0521 Molybdopterin biosynthesis protein~InterPro IPR008284: IPR020817: IPR001453~KEGG: tai:Taci_0884 molybdenum cofactor synthesis domain protein~PFAM: molybdopterin binding domain~SPTR: Molybdenum cofactor synthesis domain protein;~TIGRFAM: molybdenum cofactor synthesis domain protein), whose translation MKKKILGLSFSSDKSSLPMVLIHTQKSGGTLVNGKKAKIVVAPPQHKLHEACKENSLVIKLPDNVFPLRENDFISFNKGGVLLRVSEGNGTCCVCEVAKEGFLLVSESFEKWEPVNVAVLTVSDKGSRGEREDTSGPALGEAVVDIGGILQDRAIVPDEPKDILKVLRSWISRGYELILITGGTGLSPRDVTPESLADLEGKDVPGIGEYMRWRTSYYTLRSILSRCMAKVVERSLIIALPGSRKAALECFFAVSPVIRHAIEIVTGKATECAHNHK comes from the coding sequence ATGAAAAAGAAGATTTTAGGTCTATCCTTTTCCAGTGATAAATCTTCGTTACCTATGGTCTTGATTCACACTCAAAAGAGCGGAGGGACCTTAGTAAATGGGAAAAAGGCTAAAATAGTAGTCGCACCGCCACAGCACAAGTTGCATGAAGCTTGCAAGGAGAACTCTTTAGTAATAAAGTTGCCCGATAACGTTTTTCCACTGAGGGAGAATGATTTTATCTCGTTTAATAAAGGCGGAGTGCTGTTGAGAGTTTCTGAGGGCAATGGAACATGCTGTGTTTGTGAAGTAGCCAAAGAAGGCTTTTTGCTTGTTTCAGAGTCGTTCGAGAAGTGGGAGCCAGTTAATGTTGCTGTTCTTACTGTGAGCGACAAAGGGAGTCGAGGCGAGAGAGAAGATACCTCTGGCCCTGCCCTTGGAGAGGCCGTGGTGGATATAGGGGGAATACTCCAAGATAGAGCAATCGTTCCTGACGAACCGAAAGATATATTGAAAGTTTTGCGTTCTTGGATAAGTCGTGGATATGAATTGATTTTGATTACCGGTGGAACAGGTCTGTCTCCTCGGGATGTAACCCCCGAGAGTCTTGCAGATCTGGAGGGAAAAGATGTACCTGGGATAGGGGAGTACATGAGATGGAGGACTTCCTACTATACTCTTAGATCGATACTTTCCAGGTGCATGGCGAAGGTTGTTGAAAGAAGCTTGATTATTGCCTTGCCGGGAAGCAGGAAAGCCGCCTTGGAATGTTTTTTTGCAGTGTCACCAGTAATAAGACATGCCATAGAGATCGTAACTGGCAAGGCTACAGAGTGCGCACATAATCATAAGTAG
- a CDS encoding protein of unknown function DUF199 (PFAM: Sporulation Regulator WhiA C terminal domain~TIGRFAM: conserved hypothetical protein~COGs: COG1481 conserved hypothetical protein~InterPro IPR003802~KEGG: aco:Amico_0833 protein of unknown function DUF199~PFAM: protein of unknown function DUF199~SPTR: Putative uncharacterized protein) codes for MEKIKDILWDEWIQRPTTREDATEEIKGIVSGMTCKPDGRNVICQSGRLWVFGRLRKIWNLSDWAKVVDLSSILVIPRDFKGKVLLRFPPVLFKKITGLGDSNPTWSWISGFLGVCASFYLPRTGYYLVFRGHQGKGSDSLNMLYRFLLKQGFPVKMRHKSDVSEVIIRDQQSIVALLVKTNLHRTSLELEQKALLRALRDTANKIVNCDAANIRKSLEAAQRQIEIANEILAMKKYIKVPESYIDLAEKRIANPTATLKELGLLLERPVSKSTIEYRWKKMEKMLGTGPKKIAKGDGQNVLR; via the coding sequence ATGGAAAAAATAAAGGATATTTTGTGGGATGAATGGATTCAGAGACCCACTACACGGGAGGATGCTACGGAAGAAATAAAAGGAATAGTTTCCGGGATGACCTGCAAGCCCGATGGGCGGAATGTAATATGTCAAAGTGGCAGATTGTGGGTCTTTGGAAGATTGAGAAAAATATGGAATTTATCCGATTGGGCTAAAGTGGTGGATCTTTCTTCGATATTAGTAATACCTAGGGATTTTAAAGGGAAAGTGTTGTTAAGGTTTCCTCCTGTTTTGTTCAAAAAAATTACAGGATTAGGAGATTCAAATCCAACGTGGTCGTGGATAAGTGGTTTTTTGGGAGTATGTGCATCCTTTTATCTTCCCAGAACGGGATATTATTTGGTTTTTAGGGGGCATCAGGGAAAAGGTTCTGATAGTCTCAATATGTTGTACCGCTTTCTTCTGAAACAAGGTTTTCCTGTTAAGATGCGGCACAAATCAGATGTTAGTGAGGTCATAATAAGAGATCAACAAAGCATCGTGGCATTGTTGGTGAAGACAAATCTACATAGAACATCTTTGGAACTGGAGCAGAAAGCCCTTTTACGGGCTCTTAGAGATACAGCAAATAAAATAGTCAACTGTGACGCTGCTAACATACGGAAGAGCTTGGAGGCGGCGCAAAGACAAATAGAAATAGCAAACGAGATCCTGGCCATGAAAAAGTACATCAAAGTACCAGAGTCGTATATTGATTTAGCTGAAAAGAGGATAGCCAATCCTACCGCTACATTGAAAGAATTGGGTCTACTTTTGGAGAGACCTGTGAGCAAAAGTACGATAGAATATAGGTGGAAGAAAATGGAGAAAATGTTAGGGACAGGGCCCAA
- a CDS encoding molybdopterin molybdochelatase (PFAM: Probable molybdopterin binding domain; MoeA N-terminal region (domain I and II); MoeA C-terminal region (domain IV)~TIGRFAM: molybdenum cofactor synthesis domain~COGs: COG0303 Molybdopterin biosynthesis enzyme~InterPro IPR020817: IPR005110: IPR001453: IPR005111~KEGG: aco:Amico_0826 molybdenum cofactor synthesis domain protein~PFAM: MoeA domain protein domain I and II; molybdopterin binding domain; MoeA domain protein domain IV~SPTR: Putative molybdopterin biosynthesis MoeA protein;~TIGRFAM: molybdenum cofactor synthesis domain protein): MSGFVKEVLPREEALNFVSEILSFPWDVNTYKLDLLSAVGKRLAEDIYANEDYPPFSRSTRDGYAVRAEDTLGSSQGYPSFLTVVGEIPMGAVPNIKVSEGEAALVYTGGAIPEGADAVVMVEHTSVLQNTLEVRKSVQRGENIICKGEDVAKGKLLLKKNSIFDFRSASLLSGLGISKINILDLSVGVVSTGDEVVPEDTPFVEPGKIRDSNSTMIGALLKREGYQVRKYGIALDDLEDLMKLTNKAMDENDVVILSGGSSVSSRDFTIDVMNNIGEPGLVLRGLNISPGKPTLVGGNKNNRKLLIGLPGHPLSCSVVMLTFVLSLLASMIGAEKDTLWQKKIFIPAGKDIYGRSGVEEFIPAVLNGETVYPSMAKSGFISALRSADGLVRLPENRETVRKGEPVEVWLW, encoded by the coding sequence ATGAGCGGTTTTGTTAAAGAAGTTCTACCAAGGGAGGAAGCACTAAATTTCGTTAGTGAAATTTTAAGTTTCCCTTGGGATGTCAATACCTATAAATTGGACCTTCTCTCGGCAGTAGGCAAAAGGTTGGCTGAAGATATATATGCAAACGAGGATTATCCACCTTTCTCCAGGAGCACGAGGGACGGATATGCTGTAAGAGCAGAAGATACGTTGGGATCGTCTCAGGGGTATCCGTCCTTTTTGACGGTGGTGGGAGAGATACCCATGGGGGCGGTGCCAAATATAAAAGTCAGCGAAGGAGAAGCTGCTCTTGTGTACACTGGTGGAGCCATACCTGAGGGAGCAGATGCTGTAGTAATGGTCGAACATACTTCAGTGTTGCAGAATACCCTGGAGGTAAGGAAGTCGGTTCAACGTGGGGAAAATATCATATGCAAAGGAGAGGATGTGGCAAAAGGAAAACTTTTGCTAAAGAAAAACTCCATCTTTGACTTCAGGAGTGCCAGTCTCCTGTCAGGGCTTGGTATAAGCAAAATCAACATCTTAGATCTTTCTGTGGGAGTAGTAAGCACGGGGGATGAGGTTGTACCCGAGGATACCCCTTTTGTTGAGCCAGGTAAAATAAGAGACAGTAATTCCACCATGATAGGAGCGTTGCTCAAGAGAGAGGGCTATCAGGTTCGAAAGTATGGTATTGCATTAGATGATTTAGAAGATCTAATGAAGTTGACAAATAAAGCTATGGATGAGAACGACGTGGTGATTTTAAGTGGGGGTTCCTCTGTCAGCTCAAGGGATTTTACGATAGATGTAATGAACAATATAGGCGAGCCGGGGTTGGTCCTTAGAGGCCTTAACATTTCGCCTGGCAAACCTACATTAGTAGGTGGCAACAAAAACAACCGTAAACTTCTAATAGGGTTGCCTGGTCATCCTTTATCGTGCTCTGTAGTTATGCTGACTTTTGTTTTGTCTTTGCTCGCTTCCATGATAGGAGCAGAAAAAGACACCTTGTGGCAGAAAAAAATTTTTATACCAGCAGGTAAAGATATATACGGTAGAAGTGGAGTTGAAGAATTTATCCCAGCTGTGTTGAACGGGGAGACAGTGTACCCCTCCATGGCTAAATCTGGTTTTATATCTGCCTTGAGGAGCGCAGATGGCTTAGTTAGACTCCCCGAGAATCGGGAGACTGTGAGGAAAGGTGAACCAGTGGAGGTGTGGCTTTGGTAG
- a CDS encoding molybdenum cofactor biosynthesis protein A (PFAM: Molybdenum Cofactor Synthesis C; Radical SAM superfamily~TIGRFAM: molybdenum cofactor biosynthesis protein A, bacterial~COGs: COG2896 Molybdenum cofactor biosynthesis protein~InterProIPR000385: IPR006638: IPR013483: IPR007197: IPR 010505~KEGG: tai:Taci_0882 molybdenum cofactor biosynthesis protein A~PFAM: Radical SAM domain protein; molybdenum cofactor synthesis domain protein~SMART: Elongator protein 3/MiaB/NifB~SPTR: Molybdenum cofactor biosynthesis protein A;~TIGRFAM: molybdenum cofactor biosynthesis protein A), giving the protein MNDSYGRELNYLRVSVTDRCNFRCLYCMPEEGVHFIPHENIVTYEDIDFLLGVLIPMGIRKVRFTGGEPLVRRGFLGFLKDLKRNRPQLKIALTTNGSLVRLFAEELGAVGLSGLNVSLDTIDKEKFKTVTRTDEFENVMEGIDIIGKKLNIPLKINTVAIKGFNDDEIENLIDFAREKNAVIRFIEFMPLDCSVWSKDNFLSADDILACLPGGAGTWEKEDVSASHGTDGPAVYYRNVHTNQRVGIIAAVSSHFCDKCNRLRVTANGELRTCLFAEKGQDILPLLRARNEEALREAVISSVRMKPKGWQFLPETQKHMWQIGG; this is encoded by the coding sequence ATGAATGATTCTTACGGCAGAGAGTTAAACTATTTGAGGGTTTCGGTGACCGATCGATGTAATTTTAGATGTTTATATTGTATGCCTGAAGAAGGGGTGCATTTTATACCTCATGAGAACATAGTGACTTATGAGGATATAGACTTCCTTTTAGGCGTCTTAATTCCAATGGGGATAAGAAAGGTCCGATTTACCGGGGGGGAACCTCTTGTGAGGAGAGGTTTCTTGGGTTTTCTGAAGGATTTGAAACGAAACAGACCTCAACTTAAGATAGCCCTTACCACCAATGGATCTTTAGTGAGATTATTTGCGGAAGAGCTTGGTGCTGTGGGACTATCGGGGCTAAACGTTAGCCTGGACACCATTGATAAAGAGAAGTTTAAAACTGTGACTAGGACCGATGAATTCGAAAATGTTATGGAGGGTATAGATATAATAGGTAAAAAGCTCAACATTCCTCTAAAGATAAATACGGTGGCTATAAAAGGTTTTAATGATGACGAAATAGAGAATTTGATTGATTTTGCGAGAGAGAAAAATGCAGTTATACGATTCATAGAATTTATGCCTTTGGATTGTAGCGTTTGGTCCAAAGATAATTTCCTCTCAGCAGACGACATATTGGCTTGTCTACCAGGTGGAGCAGGAACTTGGGAAAAGGAAGATGTGTCTGCAAGTCATGGCACGGATGGCCCAGCTGTTTATTACAGGAACGTACACACTAACCAGCGAGTAGGTATCATAGCAGCTGTTTCTAGCCATTTTTGTGACAAATGTAATAGGCTCAGGGTAACTGCAAATGGGGAGTTGAGGACCTGCCTGTTTGCAGAAAAGGGGCAGGATATATTGCCTTTACTGCGAGCCAGAAACGAAGAGGCATTGAGGGAAGCTGTAATCTCTTCTGTTCGCATGAAACCGAAGGGATGGCAGTTTTTGCCCGAGACACAGAAGCACATGTGGCAAATAGGAGGTTAA
- a CDS encoding hypothetical protein (PFAM: P-loop ATPase protein family~COGs: COG1660 P-loop-containing kinase~InterPro IPR005337~KEGG: aco:Amico_0831 hypothetical protein~SPTR: ATP-binding protein) gives MHTKKVQKCIIITGMSGGGKSTVLHLLEDNGMYAIDNIPPSLLPQLMMVLSKHEAAIKNGVVAVIDIRGDNLLGDLFHAIEFLRKEGTDVTLLFLEASDEVLLRRYEMTRRKHPLGENSSILDAIRRERKKITPILENADVILDTSNLKLTELKEKLFECLSIEKEPFKILLYSFGFKYGVPLDCDFLFDVRFLPNPYYDEYLRPLSGKDERVKSFLIAFKEVEEFLEYMISMLEYVLPLYRNTCKQQINMAVGCTGGRHRSVAVVDWLFEHFSKSYEGIMVHHRDIEKEQESWG, from the coding sequence ATGCATACAAAGAAAGTCCAAAAGTGTATTATTATTACCGGAATGTCAGGGGGAGGCAAATCTACCGTCCTTCACCTGCTAGAGGATAATGGGATGTACGCCATTGATAATATCCCTCCTAGTTTATTGCCTCAGCTAATGATGGTACTGTCCAAACACGAAGCCGCCATTAAAAACGGAGTTGTAGCTGTGATAGACATAAGAGGAGACAACCTCTTAGGGGACTTGTTTCACGCTATAGAATTTTTGAGAAAAGAGGGAACGGATGTCACGCTTCTTTTTCTTGAAGCTTCTGACGAGGTCCTTTTGAGAAGATATGAGATGACAAGGAGAAAACATCCTTTAGGGGAGAACAGTTCGATTCTAGATGCAATAAGGAGAGAACGCAAAAAAATAACTCCCATATTAGAAAATGCGGATGTCATATTAGATACCTCGAACCTAAAGCTTACTGAATTGAAAGAGAAGCTATTCGAGTGTTTATCCATTGAAAAGGAACCCTTTAAAATTCTGCTGTATTCCTTTGGATTTAAATACGGAGTTCCTTTGGATTGTGATTTCCTTTTTGATGTTCGTTTTCTCCCAAACCCTTATTACGATGAATATCTCAGACCCCTTTCTGGTAAAGATGAGAGAGTGAAATCCTTTCTTATAGCGTTTAAGGAAGTAGAAGAATTTTTAGAATACATGATTTCAATGTTGGAGTATGTATTGCCTTTGTATAGAAACACATGTAAACAACAAATAAATATGGCTGTAGGATGCACAGGGGGACGCCACCGCTCGGTAGCGGTTGTGGATTGGCTTTTTGAGCACTTCAGCAAAAGCTACGAAGGTATAATGGTGCATCATAGAGATATTGAAAAAGAGCAGGAGAGTTGGGGATGA